One segment of Sesamum indicum cultivar Zhongzhi No. 13 linkage group LG4, S_indicum_v1.0, whole genome shotgun sequence DNA contains the following:
- the LOC105160517 gene encoding LOW QUALITY PROTEIN: BAG family molecular chaperone regulator 2 (The sequence of the model RefSeq protein was modified relative to this genomic sequence to represent the inferred CDS: deleted 2 bases in 1 codon), with protein sequence MMRMRTKNDYLPPQTNGDDLGRSGDGGGGGGRSGGGEKEWELRPGGMLVQKRTDVDQNRVPPPTIRVRVKYGSIYHEIRINSQATFGELKKMLTGPTGLHHQDQKLFYKDKERDSNAFLDTSGVKDKSKIVLQEDPISQEKRYLEMRKNAKMEKAAKSISEISLEVDRLAGEVSALESVISKGGKVAEKDVVNLIELLMNQLLKLDGIIADGDVKLQRKMQVRRVQKYVETLDMLKIKNSMPPSNQVPLQQTSTQPHQQQRYSNGHVSSPVQPQAIKQARHSFGHSLIDSPNQHQQPSRHSASGASVVITTQWETFDTMPAPMGSAPSTSTTGTSATRPAQPSFTWDLL encoded by the exons ATGATGCGGATGAGGACCAAGAACGACTACTTGCCGCCACAAACCAATGGTGACGATTTGGGCAGGAGCGGAGATGGAGGCGGCGGCGGAGGCCGCAGTGGAGGTGGTGAGAAAGAGTGGGAGCTTAGGCCCGGCGGAATGTTGGTCCAGAAGCGGACGGACGTGGATCAGAACCGCGTCCCACCACCAACCATTCGCGTGCGTGTCAAATACGGGTCGATATATCATGAAATTCGCATCAATTCACAAGCCACCTTcg GAGAGTTGAAGAAGATGTTAACCGGGCCGACAGGGTTGCACCACCAGGATCAGAAGCTGTTCTACAAGGACAAAGAGAGGGATTCAAATGCGTTTCTTGACACATCAGGAGTGAAGGACAAATCCAAAATCGTGCTTCAGGAGGATCCAATTAGCCAAGAGAAACGCTACCTAGAGATGAGGAAGAATGCTAAAATGGAAAAGGCTGCAAAGTCCATCTCAGAGATCAGCTTGGAAGTGGATAGGCTTGCAGGGGAG GTGTCTGCACTTGAATCTGTAATTTCTAAAGGTGGGAAAGTTGCTGAAAAGGATGTGGTGAACCTCATTGAGTTGTTAATGAATCAGTTGCTTAAATTGGATGGCATCATTGCTGATGGTGATGTCAAATTACAGAGGAAAATGCAG GTGAGAAGAGTGCAAAAGTATGTTGAAACTCTAGACATGTTGAAGATCAAGAACTCGATGCCACCGAGCAATCAAGTCCCCTTGCAGCAGACGTCCACTCAACCACACCAACAGCAGAGGTACTCAAACGGGCACGTCTCATCGCCCGTCCAGCCA CAGGCAATCAAACAAGCCAGGCATTCTTTTGGGCATTCATTAATTGATTCACCAAACCAACACCAGCAACCGTCGAGGCACTCCGCCTCGGGTGCCTCTGTGGTAATAACAACACAATGGGAGACGTTCGATACTATGCCAGCACCAATGGGCAGTGCACCTTCAACATCGACAACGGGAACGAGCGCGACCCGTCCGGCACAACCGAGTTTTACATGGGATTTGCTTTGA